In Myripristis murdjan chromosome 23, fMyrMur1.1, whole genome shotgun sequence, the DNA window GTTCCCAGGAGGTGTTTATTGTCATCCAGCCACTCCTCTACCTTCTCATAGCAACCCTGAAAACACACCATAACAACAGTAAGAATAAGGGAAGGAGGCAGATTTGTACTTTCAAACATCACAACACATTCAGTCAGAGGTCTAAGCAACACATGTGACTTGTAATTGCTTTAATATGAGTTCATACagacacacgaacacacactgACCCGTGTCCAGAAGGCATTGGAGGCGTTGCGCCCGCAGCCCGGGAAAACCTCCTGGCAGCAGCGGTCAGGAACAACCTTCTCCTGCAGGGCTGCATGCCAGTCAGTGTGACTCATCACCCCACAACACCGCCACTGGTACACAGGCAGGAAATGGGAGGGGGGAttataattataacaataagAAGCTTTATTTAAATTGCAGTTTGTCTGAAAGCTGAATTTGCAAAGTGCAAGTCATTTGGTCTTATATTTCACactgaaattctgtttttcttcaaacaaggtaaaataaatctgcccatgggatgagataatctaatttgtttccaatgctaatcaacttgtttccaaattttgtcattttcttagTATTAGTGGGCTGGTCtgccttactctgccttgtttcaacacttgttcccagagaaattcctgaatcaaatgaaaatgcaatggAAACAACTGAGATTATCGCATTCCTCCTGTCAGATTTTATAAATTTGTTTTAACAGAGtatgagaccaaatgacttcTCACGATGGAGACTtatgcagtgtaaaatatataGGGAGGAGAAGAGTGCAATTTAAAAGGCACTTCAGAGGTAATGGggtagaataaaataaaatattctgaaaTTGGCAGGAGGGGTATGCTAATCCAAAGGAGTTATagttttccatttaaaaaagcTCACATGTAGCTCCTTTACTACATCCTTGATTTCTGGACCAGAGTTGTATTGGTGTTCAGCGTGATGTATTTTAGTGGATGTGCAGAATGTCAACAAGGAAAAAATCAATCTATGAATGAACATTATTCTTCACaacatcaaatatcacaatatgttaAATGGAACAACAATTTCTTTCTGTGTTCACTTTCAAACCTTCTCAGGaatcaaatttattttccataCTTTCCTAGACCTGCGTCAGCACTGTGTGTTATGGTGGTggttgtttgtgtgaatgtgtgtgagtgtgtgtgtggcatacCTCTGTCTGTATTGTATTCCATGCGTTCCTCAGGCCAGCATTGTCATCTGTGTTGTACAGCACCAGCCCTTCTTTCAGGTCCTGTCTGGCATTAGCACTCACCTGAGGACACACAGGTGGATCATGGGATATGTAGGCACACCAATATGCCGGCAGGGCCATCATAAATTAATCTGACTCATGCTTACACAGTCCTACCTTGTCTGTGTAGACGAAGAACAGAATAAGGAGGATAAGTTCAGCCAGAAGGATGATCAACAGAACGATGAAAAACTgtggagaaaaaaggagggagagtgCTGGGTGGTTAGGAGATTTGTGTTGCTTGTATTATAAATATGGAGGATACACTACTTGATTTGTGAGATATGGGCTTCCTAATTGAAAACTTTGTTCACATCGGCTGTCAGATATTAAATACTGCTTAGCATCTCAAGGTTTAGTGATGGGCCCTAATTTCTCTGACTTCCTGAACTCTGACTCCACCATCAAAGACAAACCCCAACACCTCCATACCATTGATCTGAACCTTTCCTATGTTTATAAATTGTACATGACATGAACGCAGCACAACTGAAGTATACACCTAAACTAAAACTGAtgtgtaaacaaaaaaacactacagtGATGCATCATTGGGTTTGGAGTAAACATACACTCAGCAGCAGGCACTTGTTCTCCTTGATGGCACCCAGGCAACCGAGGAAACCAGTCACCATGACGACGGTGCCGAGGGTGATGATGAGGTTGGCGGCAGACAGTGATGGGAATGAGGGCGACAGGGTGGCAAAGCTGCCCTGGGACACCGACAGCCAAACCCCGACACCCAGCAAACCGCACCCACCCAACTGGAACACAGACAGGAAACTTGTTGATTTGCTGATAAGTAACTGCATCTGTTGGTCTAATGATCTAACTAAACTGCTTTCTCTGACAGACTGTGTGTGGAAGCCAGTGTTTAGTTACCCAGAAGAGCAGGTTGAAGAGGAAGAGCATGTACTTCACGCAGCAGATGCAGCCACGAGCCATGATTTATCTGATAGGCACTGCAAAAGACGAATTTATGATGTTGGCTGATTAGCTCATTTCCTCAAGTTCAACATAAAACCACAGTATCTGCTGAGACTTATCACTGAGTGAGGTCTCTCATACAGACTGActtcaaaacagaaaatgtatgagaGTATAGTGaatacaaatgcaaatatcAGCCCTGTACAAAGATGGAACTGAGAGTAAACCTAGAAAAGCTCACTCACTTACCCATCGTTTGATTTACCGAGTGGAGATTATGCTTTTTAGCAGTAACCAGGATCAAAGTGATGAAATTACAGTCTAGTAAGgcaatgaatttattttaggGTACACTTATTAGCTATTCATTAATTTTCATTGGTGTATTAGTAATTTATTGGTTCGGTATTTGTCAATATTAACGGCTTACTAGCTCCTCATTTTGCATGGCTTATTCTACACACAACTAACTATTGGTTGGGAATTTTTCTCAATAAGCCCATAAttatgtaatttcctgcaaaggattaataaaataTCATTCATTCAATTAATGCTTACTAATGGCTAGTAAGTGGTTACAGCTGAATTGAACCCTTTATATCATTTGCTCAGCATGGGTCTACTGAGGAACTAATTAGAGaagtttctctcctgtgttaAGACTTAATTAATCATCTCTATTCATGTCAAACTAAACAGAAGTACAGATGCTAACTTATCCaattaactttaaaaaagtCATTACTCAGAATTTGGTCCCCTTTCTTGTGCCAACCTAATAATGACACGGTTAAACATTTACTCACACAAACAGGTTCCCTGTATCCAGGGCTTTCAAAGTGAGGTCAGGGGataataaagtaaatataaatacagaaataaataaaggtaaataataGCTAGATGGTTATATcaaaggaaataataataataataataataatgagtggCTAATATGTGTACCCTAAAATAAAGTGTTGCCTTTTTTCGTATTAGTGGTTGTTTGCCATAACAACATCATAAACTGAAAGTCATATTTTGTTTACCACTACATAATTGGTCATACAGTGATGACGCAAATGAGCTATTTTTCTTCCTGGAGAGTTACACAGTCTTGTTTCATCCACACCACTCCAAGACTGGGATAAACTTACCACTTTAACAAGCGGATGAACTGAGACAGTCACGTGATGTACCTGCGATGCAAAGTGTAAACAAGACACTTTTACAATATGCAATGCAATATGTCTGTATTagcctattattattatgtttataATGCGACAAATCCTATCGAATGACAGTTGGACTGTCTCACTGACAAAGTAAAGCCTTTTGCTTGAACTGTTGTGATAATAGTTTATTCTAATTTCAGTTCTGATGAACAGGTATTATCCAACCCTGCTTCTATCAGTTAAAAAATGTCAAGGTAAAGCCTTTTTGTCTTTAGCTGATCTGAAGGACGTCATGATCTATGCAATCATTTCTTGTTACACTACTGTAACTCATTTAATGTCAAGGTAAAGCCTTTTTGTCTTTAGCTGATCAGAGTAGAGTGAGTGCATCGTTGCAGTTGCAGCCTCTTTACACTGGCTCAGAGTACAGCTCAGCATTGATTTTCAAGTGTGATTACTCACTTTCAGAGCAACGGTCTGACAGCAGATTAAACTGCAGATCCTTTAACACCGTATGAACAAAAGCCTTATAGAGATGCTCTATGCCACTGGCTATCCCTAAACCAAAACTAAAATCGTCAGGGGCTGGGCCTTTTTCCAATTATACCCCCTATGTCTCAGAAGTAACCtgcctgaaaaaacaaaaaacaaaacaaaacatcacaggcAGACTAAACTCTTAACCAACTTTTACGATATCAATTTGTGAAGATGTTTTGTATTTGAAATTTAGTCATCACTGGTCGTCTTAAACAGGAGGACCACTGTTCATTTCAGGTCTTTGTAACTGTTTGGataaagtgctttacaatcCGGCTGCagttattattagtgttattatcaCGTCGTGACGTCACTGGACTCAACTCAACGGTCTGTGGTTTAACAAAACTTAAAACCCTTTCAACTTTAAAAGGCAAAACTACGCGCACtgatttattttacacataTGTATTCCCTCACCATAACAACACGTATGATAGTCTATTTGTTGTCTATTGACCAAATACAACCAAATACTTCTGAGCTGCAGAGGCCATGCCTGTTTTCATTGTCGTGCCCTCGGAAAtgagagaagggagaaaaaaagaggaatagtTTCGTACCGTGGGGCTACGCACTGGAGCTCCTCATCCTTGTGTCAGATCAAGTTTCTACCGCAGAAACTTCCTCATGCCGAGGTACGCTGCTCTCTCAAACTGCGGGTCCcgatagaaatacagaaaacgGCTGGTTTTTGGGCGCTAAGTTGGCTAACTTTGAAGTTTCGTCGATGgctggtgaggaggaggaggaggaggatatttTCTTTGGAGAGGGCGGAACTGGAGCGGAGCACAAAACTCGGTGCTGGAGGCGTGACGGCGGCGGAGGCTCTGGCAGGGGGGAAAGGCTGAAAAATTTGGCTGCGTCAAAGTAgcaaagtgctttttttttttttaaagactggcAAGATTAAAGGCAACATACAAGCTGCACGGGCGGTTTCTTTCTCTCACAGGAAGTTAATGTGTGTCGTTGCGAGTGCTAGCTCATTAGCCGACTGCCAAATGTAACACCTGTGTCCTTAATTAGGCTTCACGCGACTGTTATAGTGCATCTATATTGAATTAAAAACTTGACTATAATAGCGTTTCCGTTTCATATCAGTACAGTGTTATGAAACGGAAACGttcaaataaaactaaactattACTGTTGGTGCACATGCAGCAACGACTGAAATGTATTTGCTATTGTGTTTAAATAATAAGTTTTACAATGTGTGCTTACTATATTACAGAGTAACCTAACCATTTAACTCCACTCATGGGAACTTTTGCGCCTTGTAAATAttgaattattgttatttatgcGACGTTTTCTTAGCCAACCTATCTTAGTCTTTTAAAAGATTTCTTTTAATGCATGACTTGGCTGTGTATCTCTTGATATTCAAATAACATTAAACAAatctgtaaacaacaacaaaccatcGTTGAgaccaaaataatgttttcagtCCAGAAATCTGtagatttttatgtttgtttgtttatttatttagcaaggCAGTTATACTTCTACACCTATGAAGGCCTATAAGTGCAGGGTGGCAGGATAAATTATTCCTACGCTGGCCCAAAGGCCTTTTGCCCTATAAATATCTTGAATAGGCCCAAGTTTGTTGAATATTTTCAGTAGCCTACCATTGTTAAGGCAGCATTTAGTTCCTACTACTGCTGTTTCACACTTGGAAACTAGAATAACAACCTATTTAATTAAAGCTTTCAGCATCATAATAATCCTGTCTTAAAGCGATCAGAGTAATATCTGTAGTAGCCAAATCAACACCTACATTAGTGCATAAGTTGCAATAGTGGAGCGCCCTCTAGAGGAGAGTAGTGGCACAGCGCCTACATGAACGTGAGTGCGCTCTGCCACCACCTGATGACACTGTTATATTATACATTAGATGGAGGACAGGGAAACCTGTCCATCAGGACCAGGGCTGAGATCTGAACCTTGGATCCTCTGGTCTTCCACACCAGCAGCCCCTGAcgaaaattatatttatagtGGTCAGATTGAATGTATACAATGTATGTTCATGTTCTTATGTTTGGGACATCcctccacagaaaaaaagaatatttcttCATGGTATGTCATGGTGATAAATATGAGGCTTTTTCAgatattttgtctttcttttaatGGCCGATAGGGGCTGACAGATCACAAGTcaatgtaaaaaatattatcCACAGGACTATTTAGTTAACAGCAAATGGATATGGAGCTTCAGTTGTTTCTTTGTGTAATTTACCTAAGtattataaaagaaaaacattatagAGATAGAAATAATCAATAGAGAAACAGTGGAGAAGTTCGGTTGACTGAAAGATGATGGTaagaagcatttaaaaaaacatgtttgacaGTCAGCAGTTAATAAACATAGAATATTTGAACTCAGATCATGTAATATTTGTATGTTGTGCATTTGTCCTGAATCACTAATGACATGTCCTATTTTTACAATTCATAATGTAAAaatggggagggggtggggggggtcctGGGATGTACTGAGGGTCTTACTTTGGTGATGCTGGGTTTGTGAGGCTATGGAAGAtctaatgtcttgttttgtcttgttttgactGCAGGAGTGTCAACTTTACTCTCAGTTCCATCTTTGTACAGGGCTgatatttgcatttgtattCACTATACCAGTTCATCATCAAATTCACAGATGACACACCATCTTTAGAGGATCAACAATCACCTCCTCCCTGAACTCTGAGCCTTTGTGGCATTAAGTGACATGCACTGTGCGTACATACGTATGCTaaaaggaatactccaaagttttgggcaaaatagcccTTTTCTGACttgcccagactgagacaagatgatcaataccattttcacctctgtatatCCACTTATATTCACTTCCTATGGGTAGAATtctgtgttagcttagcataaagacttgaagtctctGGGAGTCATCCACATGACTcatgatacattgtgtaaataacacaactttggagttgctgtaaggtttattctTTTCACTTGGACACAGCTAGGCTACTGACTCCCATAGACGTCaaatctttatgctaagctaacaggaactGCTACCCATGGGAGCTGAACTAGTGTATGCACAGAGGTAAAAATGGTATGGAACATCTTGTCTTAGTCTGGGTAAgtgggaaaaggggattttgcccagaACTTTGGAACGGtcctttaaatattttaagaCAATTATAACTGTGTGCATTTGAGTTCACTGTTTTTGCTTTATCTTTGCATTTCTTGTGGATTTTATattcaatacattttaaaatttaaatgggAAAGCTTGactgttttcagttgttttctgtATTAATTTAGTTTATCATAGTACTTCACTGCAAAAgcattatgattttatttacttCTCACACAACATTGCATGTGTACGGAAACACAgcaataaatatatttacagctgatctatttttgtttttattgctcaaAATCTTGACCTACCGCCTGAACAGCCTTAACATAAATTACGAATGGGCTGGTATAAACTGGTATCctaatttaaaacaacaacaacaacaacaacaatgcacaTGAATTATAATTTTTCTCATATTGCCAAACATACTACATATCAGGTTCTATGGTTGTAAACAAACATTTGGATTCCAGTGCCATCCTGCAGGCTGCAATGTTGTACtgtggccagcagagggcagagtGGCCATGTTGGTAAATCCACTGAGCTGCAGGTCAGGACCTCCAGCTCACTTTCAGAGCAGCAGTTCAGTCCCAGCTGAAAATGGCCCTGAagcaaagagaaaacactgagaagatctcagctgaagaaaaaagaaaagcaactgGCTAACAGCTGGAGTGAATCATTACTTAAACAAGTaattatgagattaaatgagATTTATCACCAAAAGGCTGAAAATGCTCTGTTAAGCTTGTTTTCCCATTTTGGAATCAGAAGTTAGAGCAGCTATTCAGTTCATGCAGCCTGAAAAATCTCCAAGATTAGATGGCTTCCCAGTGGAGTTGTATAAAAATGGCCCTGAAGCCAGCAAATTATTTACATCAGGCCCAAATTCTTACGATCACCAAacacctgggaaaaaaaaaaacccagaacaaaacaaaaacacatgcctAAATCAAACTATGTCCAAGGTCTAAAACTGTGCATCTGATCCCTGCATGCAGGCCAGGTGATCTTTAAGATTCTCACAGAAAATCTCACACAAAGATTCATCCtcatgttcaaacacacactcagttttgTGACACTGGGCTTATGTTCATATCCACTGCAGTTCCTTTTAACTGGAGTTTCTCTATTATTATTCATGTAACCAGTTTTCTTGCAGACAAATGAACCAACATTGACCtgaaaatatctttaaaaaatattgtgacaCTGAATAATGGATCTTATGGATTTTGGAAATATTCcaagttggaaactttccataggaatttacaggaatatAATGGAATTAACGTGAATAAACTGGAAATATGCAGAATTGCAGGTTAGCTTATGACAAGGGACTTACATGtagaggaaacaaaaacatcttgcagcataatcttggttaaaacaaccagatttaatgcaaattcagttgatttttttttttttttaccctgcaCTGTACATTCCTCCATCACATTTGTTGAGAGGAAATGCTTTACATTTTGAACGGAACAagaggtgggtgggtgggtggcggTGTCATAggaaatatgtttattttattcagcattcatgttttttttttgttcaatgaAAGAATTGATTCAAGTTCTactcacaaataaatcaaagtcaaaaatgtcatttttaaaatttgtatttgcacactaacaaaacaaaatgtttatatttatgtttgtatatgatACAGTTTGTATAAATTAACCCAAATTTCCAGTTTACTTCCATAAATTCACATTAATTCGCATATATTCCttttaattcccatggaaagctTCCAATTTCACCCTACCAGTGAGAGAAAACAATATCTTTAAAGGAAaagaggtcgcatcattagttattattttaactAGAGCACAAAGTGTTTACAATTCTATTTCCATACAGAAAATCCCACATATACCTCAGTGGGCCTGTAGATGGTGACGCCTTCTGTCCAGTCCATGAATAGTCTTGTACtgcatgacaaaaatacagcataaATACAGGAGCAACTAAAGAGTCAAACCTCCAACCAAACTAAGCATCATGGCTATGCGCAGTGAATGACACAACATATTATTGGGTAATATTGCTGAGTTACATTGGCAAAAAAATGCTGTCCATATACCAGGGCCTGTGTTCCTCTCTCTAACATATAAACATTAGGTTTGCACTAAGGggctgttttcctcctctttttcattACATTCGTCACTATGTTCTGCTTCCAGTTTGGTGCTTAAATCACACTCATTACAGCAAACCTTTTTATTCTCACCACAAGCTTCGCCCTCTAAACCAGCTGCTCTCTAAACCTCCAAATAATAACAAATCCAGTTTCAGGTTCTGCCAGCGATCAGCGTATTTTTGTCCTACTGATATACAGTTCCCTCCACGAATAAAAGGGACCTGGTCACTGCTCAGCAAAAACAGCTCTAAAGGCATGACTGTGTGGTGTGAGCAGGTATGCTGCCTTCATCAGCAAAATGGACCCAACCAAAAGGCAACACAGAGCTATTTTGATTTCATGAGCCCTCTCTCCTGTTTTATAGATGCTCAGGCATGCTATTAGGTTTTGCTCCAGGTTTTAGTTTTCAGATGTGGCAGATTTTTGCTGGTGAGCTCTGGAAATAAGACTTACTGTTGTTCCCTGCAGTGCAAGTCTGTGACATCAACACGCTGAGGGCCACAAATAGGGCAGATGTTCTAGTTTGAGAGACGTGCTGTGAGCAAATGAACAGAAGTGTTTCACGCATTGAATGTTTTGGCCCGGGCAAACTACAACTCTTTTGGGGTTCACTTTGCTCGGAAACAGGCTCGGGTTCAGTGCAAttttctgctgctctgcacagctggaattatctttttttcactcactcactttatCAAATTTAATCGGAAATGTCCTAAAGTGTGatagtgttgttgttgataGTGGTCACTACAATGACATCACTCATGGCGGCTTGCTTTGTGTTCTGCAGCATCTCGTCGTGGCACACTATCCACATCCATGTTCAGCAGTGTGGGGCCAAGGTTAGTCGAGGTCCAGCCAGTTGAAATCATGAACTGGGATTGCATCATCATTTGAAATGTTCCATGTGGTTTTGGTGACCAAGCAACAGGAAAAATTTGATTTACAACATGCAACAAATTGCATGTAAGTTGAGCGTGTGAAGCATCACACTAATATTCAGTTCGCTCTAACCATCTGGCCAACTGGCTCTGTCGTTTGGAGTTACAGAGCCAGAGTAGTGAGCTGGGATCTGATCTTGGTCAGTTTTTCTTTCCTAACCGGTGTCTTGCCTCTGTCATGATAAACAGCACTGCCTCCATATCTGCATACATTAAGGATGAACTCTAAACTCTAAACAGTAATCCCAAAGCCAAGTCAGACTTTAATAAAGGTTCATCATGACAACATTGATATAAATACATGACTCTGAACATAAAATcccaaataaaaatacaaaatatacaaaaaacgGTAACGGCATGTATCTCTTTCGGTTGCGGCCCTCGAGCATCCACGGCGTTGAAGCGGGGCTGTGTTTCCTGTGGATTCTAGGGGAAGGGGAGAGAAGCCATTGtccatttcttttcctttagTTTGCCAGCATCACGGTGGCAGCCATTCCCCGGTGGAAGCTGGAGCCGTAACGGGGCCCCCTCGCAACAAGGAGGAAGGGGATGGGTGGGGTCAAAGGACACATAAGGAGGTGCACAGTGCCAATATCACTGActattcctcctctcctttacTCTGTCCTCGCTCTGTCGGCTCTCTCCTTCTTATCCCCAGACCCATCGCTCAGACTGGGAGGACTTCAGCTGCACGGACTCGCTGctctctccgtcctcctgctgcaacacacacgtCATACAACTCTATTATGATCTACTACCAGTACGACAGTAAAAGcataaatatttttcagttgtGGCCCTTCTTGTGCATCCTAGAGTCAAGGGAGAAACACCCACCTTGTTGGCGATTGCCCTGAGCTTGCCCAGCAGCGAGGGCTTCTGGGCGTAGACCACGTCGTCCTCaggctcctccccctctgccAGGGCACAGCTGTCAGCAGCTGGAAGCTCACACTCCTTGTTGGCGGACATCACCAGACGCGAATACTTATACTCCAGCCTGGACCAACACACCACAAACATCATGCGTGTTCAACTCCCTATAAAATGATCTCGCATGACTTCTACTCCCTGTAAAACAGagcgtcttaaacagtgacatcacccTGCACTAGTGGGTACAAATTAAAATCTTCCAGAAACTCAAAGTCACTAGAGAGACTTATTTGACATTGTTTGCAGTGttgcaaatatgcaaatattttgGATCAAAACAACTGATATTTTCTGTGGATATTCGATATTTTAAATTTGTGCACTCTcctaagaataaataaatgaataaatgaaaatctACAGTAATGCAAATATTCAGTGTTACCCTCAAATTGTATTCCTATGGGGAGGAGCAGCCTCTAAGACAGAATTTAGACCATGATACACAATACAGTTACTATAACTACTATTATTAATAACAGTAATATAACATGTTCTTGCATATGTGTTGAATCCAGCCCAAAATGTCTCATAGTAATAATACACAGACCATCAATGCAGTATTGGTCagttctacaataaatatgtactgagacaaactgcatcatattcaACATGTCAGAGGTAGAGCACAATGACaaaaaccttcattaatgtcattagtaatacCTGTGATTACCTGCTATTTTATGTCAaaaggctgctgtgaaaaggcaAACGATTATTAGTACGCTTATTAGTCTTACACAATGAATATCAGATGTCTATACATTTGGATGTAAGGTTCACTCTAAAGCCACTACAATTTCTGCCTGGAAGAAGTCAGCGACACCTCTGTCCTCGATCTTAAAGTAATAATTCCTTGCAATCAAACGTGTAGGCTGACACACACCAGTGGTCATCTGTCCAGCTGGCAGGAGCCACTaacctcttgtttttcttccagaaATAGCAGGTGAGGGAAATGAGCAGCACGGCCATGAAGGCTCCGCCGCCGAGCCCGACCTTCAGCCACAAAGCGATGGCCTCGCAGGGGGACGAGCGTCTGGACGGCAACGGCACGCCTTTGGTGCACAGCCTCGGCTCGTTCCACACATAGAGGGTttcctagagagagagagagagagagagagagagacagaaagattgAGCTTACAAATGTTGATTGCGCAAGTAAAGAGCGGTGGAGGTGACACACTAGATTTTGTAAAGAGGGAACAATGTGTGAGTAGAGGTGAtcgaggcagagagagagtgtgtgtgggagtatgagtgagagagacaggggagaacAGCCGTGACGCACTTTGTAAACACAAATGATTTATCTCTGCCAGAAATAATATAACGTGACAATAGACGCAATTTGCTGCCAGAGGAAAGACGCACATGATTCAagagtttgtgtatgtttttttttttaaagattattttttggcatttctgctttatttgacagccacagtaGAGAGAAcgaggaaaggcagaggagagagaggggatgacctgCCCcggagagtgtgtgtctgttcatccCAATGGACAAAATGACGTATACATGGTATGTCTGGTACCTGGATGCCTCCCTTGCACGCGCCCTCTATTTGGTGGTAGTCACCCTCGGTGCAGCGTGGGCAGGCGCTGGCGCTCtcccacaggaagtgaaacGTGCATCCATCGCAGGTTCCTGCAGGACAGGagctgcagggacacacacagatcagccaCACAAAAAGCAGGGAGATGGTGAGTTCATACtagaaataaataacacataccagaacaaacaataacaatgcaCATATGCAAAACTGCACACTGTCCACATATAGCAGGTACTTGATATATTTGATGTAGCGCATCATTTTCTGCATATCATTTCCTGAACATTGG includes these proteins:
- the LOC115354985 gene encoding tetraspanin-9, with the translated sequence MARGCICCVKYMLFLFNLLFWLGGCGLLGVGVWLSVSQGSFATLSPSFPSLSAANLIITLGTVVMVTGFLGCLGAIKENKCLLLSFFIVLLIILLAELILLILFFVYTDKVSANARQDLKEGLVLYNTDDNAGLRNAWNTIQTEWRCCGVMSHTDWHAALQEKVVPDRCCQEVFPGCGRNASNAFWTRGCYEKVEEWLDDNKHLLGTIAMCVLVIQLLGMAFSMTLYQQIHRAGKKYEA